The sequence CCATCAGCACGCTTTCGGTGTAACAGAGCCTGGCCTCTTTGCCGGCGCCCTTCTTCGCCAGCCGCGCTTCAGGATCAGTCGTTGACTGGTGCGTCGCGTTTTGGCGCCGTTCGCCGTGGAAGTCCACGCTCGGATTGCCCGGGTCATCCGGCGGCGTGCGATCGCTGCGTTCCTCACCCTTGGGGCGAAAGCTCTTGAGCGACGCCCACGCCTCGATCAGCGTGCCGTCCACCGTAAAGTGCTCGTCACTGGTCAGCTTCAGTTCACGTGCCTCCGCCACCACCGTGCGGAAAAACTCGCCCGCCACGTCGTGCTCCAGCAGACGGCCCCGATTGCGGCTAAAGGTCGAGTGGTCGAAGCCCGGCTCGTCCCAGTTCAGATCCAGGAACCACCGAAACAACAGGTTGTAATCTAACTGCTCGCAGAACATCCGCTCACTGCGCACCGTATACAGCGCCATTAAGAGTGAGGCTTTCAACAGCCGCTCCGGCGGGATCGAGGGCCGGCCCACTTCGCTGTACATCTGTTCGAACAACGGCGAGAGTTCTTTGAGCGCGACCTCGGCCAGCTGCTTGATCAGTCTGATCGGATGCTTGGCCGGTACTCGCTGCTCGGGGTTCACCAAGGTCAGCATCGTGCTCTGCGGCCTATCGTATCCCCGCATCTTCCTCTGCCTCCTCAACTCCACCGCCCTCGTTCAAACTATATAGATGCTATACGAGTGATCGATCCGATCGGAGAGGAATTTTTCAACATCCT comes from Chloroflexota bacterium and encodes:
- a CDS encoding IS5 family transposase codes for the protein MRGYDRPQSTMLTLVNPEQRVPAKHPIRLIKQLAEVALKELSPLFEQMYSEVGRPSIPPERLLKASLLMALYTVRSERMFCEQLDYNLLFRWFLDLNWDEPGFDHSTFSRNRGRLLEHDVAGEFFRTVVAEARELKLTSDEHFTVDGTLIEAWASLKSFRPKGEERSDRTPPDDPGNPSVDFHGERRQNATHQSTTDPEARLAKKGAGKEARLCYTESVLMENRNGLMVDLRVGQAGGRAECEQGLEMLQEIRGPRRITVAGDKGYDTAAFVASCRALNVTPHVAHNERRPGGLALDHRTTSRPGYAVSQRVRKRVEEIFGWIKTVGNFRRTRYRGVERTSFAAYLVGAAYNLLRIAKLCPSG